The following proteins are co-located in the Chloroflexota bacterium genome:
- a CDS encoding mandelate racemase, which yields MGAAPKITRIVVTNYAHEIENLTLEDMYGFDMVYKEGARLGGGGSILIIETDAGVRAEIPGGIDARTANYLLGRNPLEREIIWQDLKRLFRGSTSTPPGDHDVALWDIAGKLAGVPIAALLGGWRTRLPCYASTYHGDENGGLSTPEDYGEFALHCKEEYGYPAFKIHGWIGAPITREVAAVLAIRDAVGDDMDIMLDPAGAFGTFDDVLKVGRACDEAQYFWYEDAFRGGGVSQFVHAKLRQFIKTPLLMGEHIRGLETKADAIHAGAVDYLRAGSGRDGGITGVMKLAVLAEAYGLDVELHGGGLAHRHCMAAIRNTNYYELGLVHPNVKHTKAPIYADPKWRDELYSVDSEGCVAVPDGPGLGVELDWDFINANKTGETVYE from the coding sequence ATGGGCGCAGCGCCGAAGATTACGCGCATTGTCGTGACGAATTATGCGCACGAGATCGAGAATCTCACGCTGGAGGATATGTACGGTTTCGACATGGTCTACAAAGAGGGCGCTCGATTAGGCGGCGGCGGCAGCATCCTGATCATCGAAACCGATGCGGGCGTGCGTGCAGAAATTCCCGGCGGCATCGACGCCCGCACCGCCAACTATCTGCTGGGGCGCAACCCACTCGAACGCGAGATCATCTGGCAGGACCTCAAGCGTCTCTTTCGCGGCAGCACCTCCACGCCCCCCGGCGACCATGACGTGGCCCTGTGGGACATCGCCGGCAAGCTGGCGGGGGTGCCCATAGCGGCTCTCCTCGGCGGCTGGCGCACGCGCCTGCCCTGCTACGCCAGCACCTACCACGGCGACGAGAACGGCGGCCTGAGCACGCCGGAAGACTATGGCGAGTTTGCGCTTCATTGCAAAGAGGAGTACGGCTATCCGGCATTTAAAATACACGGCTGGATCGGCGCGCCCATCACCCGCGAAGTGGCGGCGGTGCTCGCCATTCGTGATGCCGTGGGCGACGACATGGACATCATGCTCGATCCCGCCGGGGCGTTCGGCACCTTCGACGACGTGCTCAAAGTCGGCCGCGCCTGCGACGAAGCGCAGTACTTCTGGTACGAAGATGCCTTTCGGGGCGGCGGCGTTTCTCAGTTCGTGCACGCCAAGCTGCGGCAGTTCATCAAGACGCCATTGCTGATGGGTGAGCACATCCGCGGTCTGGAAACCAAAGCTGACGCCATCCACGCCGGGGCCGTTGACTACCTGCGCGCCGGCAGCGGGCGTGACGGCGGCATTACGGGCGTGATGAAACTGGCGGTGCTGGCGGAAGCCTACGGCTTGGACGTGGAACTGCACGGCGGCGGCCTGGCCCATCGCCACTGCATGGCGGCCATCCGCAACACGAACTACTACGAGCTCGGCCTCGTTCACCCCAACGTGAAACACACCAAAGCGCCCATCTACGCCGATCCCAAGTGGCGCGACGAACTCTATTCCGTGGATTCCGAAGGCTGCGTGGCGGTACCGGACGGCCCCGGCCTGGGTGTCGAACTCGATTGGGACTTCATTAACGCCAACAAGACCGGTGAGACGGTGTATGAATAG
- a CDS encoding DUF3604 domain-containing protein, which translates to MARSSPMYVSIEVQPEPGTEPDRCDVAFHGRDGAVDRGLALTLPAGRVGAWEFTVTVRDTVSAGGGFLFQRHGFLLGHRVQDYNPRGRDYVTLESSAAAQLRLVVNSLNQSHRPSFAQVLVTDGALAPGDCFTLRVGDRRQGGTGSEVYDSTTLGKLVIAVDRNGSGTYRTLACSPATIRIIAEPHADMLRLLGPSVVAPDEPFAVHLIAFDRHRNVCDQYRGTVVLSSSDGKSGMLPPTVTFTAREQGILIIDNVSLSSPGLYRFAAEDETNGLQALSNPTLCEPKPQRRLYWGELHCHSWGDTTLSLMSEPNFKVHPVRRHEQARQVGRLDFCAPGPMSAPNDEDRPEVWQAHQEAYRANDEPGAYVPFLAYEAHPGKGGDRNVVFHAQEATHLPMKASMDDVMATYGARDDVLLEAHIGGGPPNWTAYPTTEAPLLEITSGHGAFEWVLQRALRHGYHPAVIGSSDVHLPTLGAPMAAHCFRGRFNHELNIRDTAFGSGQVAGVYAAACERVAIWQAVQERRTFATTGARIILDVRVNGEPAGSIVDSSEEASVSIAVHACAPIERVDLIRGDRCLASWFPGTLDATLDYTDEQPLREGAYYVRLRQTDGEYAWSTPVWVACAHGSATPDPSLPLWNAHEPVDLTSLRPSGADQYTAALLKYLEIEEDPALFRDLTPIKLLDEAPGRAALFYAYYAADGWPVSIRWYYEFDLPRIHVDWGWRDFGARPTPTNITEPAEEKPPLA; encoded by the coding sequence GTGGCGCGTTCTTCCCCCATGTACGTATCGATCGAAGTCCAGCCTGAGCCCGGGACTGAGCCGGACCGCTGCGACGTTGCGTTCCATGGCAGAGACGGCGCGGTGGACCGGGGCCTCGCGCTCACCTTGCCGGCGGGCAGAGTCGGCGCCTGGGAATTTACGGTTACCGTCCGTGACACCGTAAGTGCCGGCGGCGGCTTCCTCTTCCAACGCCATGGCTTTCTGCTCGGGCACCGTGTGCAGGACTACAATCCGCGCGGTCGGGACTACGTGACGCTGGAATCGAGTGCGGCGGCGCAGTTACGCCTGGTGGTGAATTCGCTCAACCAGTCCCACCGGCCCAGCTTTGCGCAGGTGCTCGTGACGGACGGCGCGCTCGCGCCCGGCGATTGCTTCACGCTGCGGGTGGGCGACCGGCGTCAAGGCGGCACGGGCAGCGAGGTGTATGACTCTACGACACTCGGCAAACTTGTGATTGCCGTCGACCGTAACGGTAGCGGGACGTACCGTACGCTGGCGTGTAGCCCGGCGACAATTCGCATTATTGCCGAACCCCACGCGGACATGCTGCGCCTGCTCGGCCCCTCGGTGGTCGCGCCGGACGAACCGTTCGCCGTGCATCTCATTGCCTTCGACCGGCATCGTAATGTTTGTGACCAGTATCGGGGGACGGTAGTACTCTCCAGTTCTGACGGGAAAAGCGGCATGCTCCCGCCAACTGTCACATTCACCGCGCGGGAACAGGGAATCCTGATTATCGACAACGTGAGTCTCTCGTCCCCTGGGCTATACCGTTTCGCTGCCGAAGACGAAACTAACGGCTTGCAGGCACTGAGCAATCCCACGCTCTGCGAGCCGAAACCGCAGAGACGCCTCTACTGGGGCGAGTTGCACTGCCATAGCTGGGGCGATACGACGCTGTCGCTGATGAGCGAACCGAATTTCAAAGTACACCCCGTCCGGCGACACGAGCAGGCGCGGCAGGTGGGACGCCTGGACTTCTGCGCGCCGGGGCCGATGTCCGCGCCCAATGACGAAGATCGTCCGGAAGTGTGGCAGGCGCACCAAGAAGCCTACCGTGCCAATGACGAGCCGGGCGCGTACGTGCCATTCCTGGCCTACGAGGCCCATCCGGGCAAAGGCGGCGACCGCAATGTCGTATTTCATGCACAAGAAGCGACCCACCTGCCTATGAAAGCGTCCATGGACGACGTGATGGCTACGTACGGCGCGCGGGATGACGTGCTGCTGGAAGCGCACATCGGCGGCGGCCCGCCCAACTGGACGGCCTACCCCACAACGGAAGCGCCGCTGCTGGAGATCACCAGCGGCCACGGCGCGTTCGAGTGGGTGCTGCAGCGGGCGCTGCGGCATGGCTACCATCCCGCCGTAATTGGCTCCAGCGACGTGCACTTGCCCACCCTCGGCGCGCCCATGGCAGCCCACTGCTTCCGGGGTCGCTTTAACCACGAGTTGAACATTCGCGACACGGCCTTTGGCAGCGGTCAAGTGGCCGGGGTCTACGCGGCAGCCTGCGAGCGGGTGGCAATCTGGCAGGCCGTTCAAGAGCGTCGCACCTTCGCTACCACCGGCGCGCGCATCATACTGGACGTTCGTGTGAACGGCGAGCCGGCCGGCAGCATCGTTGATTCCTCTGAGGAGGCGAGCGTGAGTATTGCTGTCCATGCCTGCGCGCCTATCGAGCGCGTGGACTTGATCAGAGGCGATCGCTGCCTGGCGTCATGGTTCCCCGGCACGTTGGATGCCACTCTTGATTACACGGATGAACAGCCATTGCGGGAGGGGGCGTATTACGTGCGACTGCGCCAGACCGACGGCGAATACGCGTGGAGCACGCCGGTATGGGTCGCATGCGCTCATGGCAGCGCAACACCCGACCCCAGCCTGCCGCTGTGGAATGCTCATGAACCGGTAGACCTGACAAGCCTGCGCCCAAGCGGAGCCGATCAGTACACAGCCGCTCTCCTGAAATACCTAGAGATCGAGGAAGACCCGGCGCTGTTCCGAGACCTCACTCCGATCAAGCTCCTGGATGAAGCCCCCGGCCGCGCGGCCTTGTTCTACGCCTACTACGCCGCTGACGGCTGGCCGGTGAGCATCCGCTGGTACTATGAATTCGACCTGCCGCGCATCCACGTGGACTGGGGCTGGCGCGATTTCGGCGCGCGTCCCACACCCACCAACATCACCGAACCGGCGGAAGAGAAACCGCCCCTGGCTTAG
- the leuS gene encoding leucine--tRNA ligase, translating into MSQPEEPASATKSETATKSETATKSTAAEQESTSDVESPAEAPAEAASPEAAVDVAEAVAAVAPVEAEKSSEDYQPQEFEQAWQARWRDTNLYKTEDTEDSRKTYYCLDFFPYPSGDGLSVGHCHNYIPTDVISRQMRMRGYNVLHPMGWDAFGLPAENRARDTGIAPRLTVDQNTANYKRQLDLIGCSYDWDREIDSSAPEYYRFTQWLFLLIHRRGLAYKAKGQQWWCPSCQTILANEQVHDGRCWRCDSLVEKKSLEQWYFKITDYADRLLNDLEKIDWPESTKEMQRNWIGRSEGTEAVFLTEFGDELRVFTTRADTLFGATFMVLAPEHELVDKLTKPEQKEAVDRYVAAAARTAETERQSAEREKTGVFTGSYAVNPVNNEHIPIWIADYVLVTYGTGAIMAVPAHDQRDFEFAQKFGLDVRVVVQPPDDVDWDVSDAYEGEGTLVNSEAFAGDTSAAGGKKITEWLNERDLGGPKVQFRMRDWLISRQRYWGAPIPMIKCPKCGWVEMPTPKLPVLLPEIDDFQPTGDGRSPLAKVGSFMATTCPDCGGPAERETDTMDTFACSSWYFLRFADPQNDELPFGLDKARHWLPVDLYVGGAEHATMHLIYARFWTKVIKDAMLIDFNEPFTKLRHQGVVLAPDGSRMSKSRGNVIGPDEMVDKFGVDALRVYELFMGPFDQNTSWNSEGIPGARRWLVRVWNMLLGRVEQGSEPLPVEKSEPELSRWINRVIKRAGEDIDAMKFNTMVAYFMEFTNWLYKVYSPELAATETWKQSMKQFLLVLAPVAPHLAEEVWERWGHEYSVHQQDWPEFDEELIQEETFTLVVQVNGKVRDTIEAPVSLDEESARELALASERVQQFLDGKDVKLVKYVPGRLVNVVVG; encoded by the coding sequence ATGAGCCAACCGGAAGAGCCGGCATCTGCGACGAAGTCGGAGACCGCGACGAAGTCGGAGACCGCGACGAAGTCGACGGCCGCCGAGCAAGAGTCGACAAGTGATGTAGAGAGCCCTGCGGAAGCGCCAGCGGAAGCCGCCTCGCCGGAAGCTGCGGTAGACGTGGCGGAAGCTGTAGCGGCTGTTGCTCCAGTGGAAGCAGAGAAGTCTTCAGAGGACTACCAGCCGCAGGAATTCGAGCAGGCGTGGCAGGCGCGCTGGCGCGATACGAACCTCTACAAGACTGAAGACACCGAGGACAGCCGCAAGACGTACTATTGCCTCGATTTCTTCCCCTATCCTTCTGGTGACGGTCTCTCCGTCGGTCACTGCCATAACTACATTCCCACGGACGTAATCTCCCGTCAGATGCGCATGCGCGGCTATAACGTGCTGCACCCCATGGGCTGGGATGCCTTCGGCTTGCCCGCTGAGAACCGCGCCCGTGACACGGGCATCGCGCCCCGGCTGACCGTTGACCAGAACACGGCAAATTACAAACGCCAACTCGACCTCATCGGTTGCTCGTACGACTGGGATCGCGAAATCGACTCCAGCGCGCCAGAATACTACAGATTTACCCAGTGGCTCTTTCTGCTCATCCACCGCCGCGGCTTGGCGTATAAGGCCAAGGGCCAACAGTGGTGGTGCCCGTCATGCCAGACTATTCTGGCCAACGAGCAGGTGCACGACGGCCGCTGCTGGCGCTGCGATTCCTTGGTGGAAAAGAAGAGCCTGGAGCAATGGTATTTCAAAATCACGGACTACGCGGACCGCTTGCTCAACGATTTGGAGAAAATTGACTGGCCGGAATCTACCAAAGAAATGCAGCGTAACTGGATTGGCCGCAGCGAGGGCACGGAAGCCGTCTTTCTGACGGAATTCGGCGACGAACTGCGTGTCTTTACCACTCGTGCGGATACGCTGTTTGGCGCTACCTTCATGGTGCTGGCGCCGGAACACGAACTGGTGGACAAGCTCACCAAGCCGGAGCAGAAAGAGGCCGTAGACCGCTACGTGGCCGCCGCCGCGCGCACGGCGGAGACCGAACGCCAGTCTGCCGAGCGCGAAAAGACCGGCGTTTTCACCGGTTCCTACGCCGTTAATCCCGTGAACAACGAACACATCCCCATCTGGATCGCCGACTACGTACTCGTGACGTACGGTACCGGCGCCATTATGGCCGTGCCCGCTCACGACCAGCGCGACTTTGAGTTCGCGCAAAAGTTTGGCTTGGACGTGCGCGTCGTCGTGCAGCCGCCGGACGACGTCGACTGGGATGTATCCGACGCCTACGAGGGCGAGGGCACGTTGGTCAACTCCGAGGCGTTCGCTGGTGACACGTCCGCTGCAGGCGGGAAGAAGATAACGGAATGGCTGAACGAACGCGACCTGGGCGGACCTAAGGTGCAGTTCCGCATGCGCGATTGGCTGATTTCGCGCCAGCGCTACTGGGGCGCGCCCATTCCCATGATCAAATGCCCGAAGTGCGGGTGGGTGGAGATGCCCACGCCGAAGCTGCCGGTGCTGCTGCCCGAAATCGATGACTTTCAACCGACCGGTGACGGTCGCTCACCCCTCGCCAAGGTGGGCTCATTCATGGCCACCACGTGCCCCGACTGCGGCGGTCCCGCCGAACGCGAGACGGATACGATGGATACCTTCGCGTGCTCATCGTGGTACTTCCTGCGCTTTGCCGATCCGCAGAACGACGAGTTGCCGTTCGGCCTCGATAAGGCGCGCCATTGGCTGCCGGTAGACCTCTACGTCGGCGGCGCCGAGCACGCCACAATGCACCTGATCTACGCGCGCTTCTGGACCAAGGTCATCAAGGACGCTATGCTCATCGACTTCAACGAGCCGTTTACCAAACTGCGGCATCAAGGCGTCGTCCTGGCCCCGGACGGGAGCAGAATGTCCAAGAGTCGCGGCAACGTTATCGGCCCGGATGAAATGGTAGACAAGTTTGGCGTTGATGCGTTGCGCGTGTACGAACTCTTCATGGGTCCATTCGACCAAAACACGAGCTGGAACAGCGAGGGCATTCCCGGCGCGCGCCGCTGGCTGGTGCGCGTGTGGAACATGCTGCTGGGCCGGGTCGAACAGGGCAGCGAGCCGCTGCCGGTCGAGAAATCCGAGCCGGAGTTGAGCCGCTGGATCAACCGCGTCATCAAGCGCGCCGGTGAGGACATCGACGCAATGAAGTTCAACACCATGGTTGCCTACTTCATGGAGTTCACGAACTGGCTCTACAAAGTCTACTCGCCCGAATTGGCGGCAACGGAGACGTGGAAGCAGTCCATGAAGCAATTCCTCCTGGTGCTGGCGCCGGTCGCGCCTCACCTGGCGGAAGAGGTCTGGGAGCGCTGGGGACATGAGTATTCCGTGCACCAGCAGGACTGGCCGGAATTCGACGAGGAGTTAATCCAGGAAGAGACATTCACACTCGTCGTGCAAGTAAACGGCAAGGTGCGCGATACCATCGAGGCCCCCGTCTCGCTGGATGAAGAGAGCGCCCGTGAACTGGCGCTGGCAAGCGAGCGCGTGCAGCAGTTCTTGGACGGCAAAGACGTAAAGCTGGTGAAGTACGTGCCCGGGCGGCTGGTAAACGTGGTGGTGGGCTAG
- a CDS encoding alpha/beta fold hydrolase → MRPLAFEYDLSQHIDEAEPAMLFTGSSVEELRDWQARFRAKVLSLLGILPERAALVVEYEEETDCGSYTRHKIRYQTEAAVWVPAYLLVPKGVTATQQSAAILCLHGHGQYGKDSVVGIDDTPERAANVKRLQYDFGRRFAEQGYVVLAPDLRGFGERQPHYPDPKPDYCCRNYMAATLLGRTVVGYQLCDLHAAVDVLESLPFVDSEKLAAAGLSYGGRMTMMISAMDNRIKVCVPSGCLNMYQERYQNLHQCGSQLIPSLLLYGDTPEIFSLIAPRPMVIEWGLQDKLIPHEWAERGLARIRKAYAASGQPDNLTVHQFDKGHVFEGTVGAEMLHQWRQGVE, encoded by the coding sequence ATGCGCCCACTCGCTTTTGAATACGACCTCTCGCAACACATCGACGAAGCGGAACCCGCCATGCTCTTTACCGGCTCCTCGGTCGAAGAGTTGCGCGACTGGCAAGCGCGCTTCCGGGCCAAGGTGCTGAGCCTGCTTGGCATCCTGCCGGAACGCGCCGCCCTTGTGGTCGAGTATGAAGAAGAAACGGACTGCGGGAGCTACACCCGCCACAAGATTCGCTACCAAACCGAGGCAGCGGTCTGGGTACCGGCGTATCTCCTGGTACCGAAGGGTGTAACCGCAACGCAGCAGTCAGCGGCGATTCTCTGTCTGCACGGGCACGGGCAATACGGCAAAGACAGTGTGGTCGGCATTGATGACACGCCGGAGCGCGCAGCGAATGTGAAGCGCCTGCAATACGACTTCGGCCGCCGCTTTGCCGAACAGGGGTACGTGGTGCTCGCGCCGGACCTGCGCGGCTTCGGTGAGCGCCAGCCCCACTATCCCGACCCCAAGCCCGACTACTGCTGCCGCAACTACATGGCCGCTACGCTGTTGGGCCGCACCGTGGTCGGCTATCAGCTCTGCGACCTGCACGCGGCCGTGGACGTGCTGGAATCGCTGCCATTTGTAGATTCTGAAAAGCTGGCCGCGGCGGGACTCTCCTACGGCGGGCGCATGACCATGATGATCAGCGCCATGGACAACCGTATCAAGGTCTGCGTGCCTTCCGGCTGCCTGAACATGTACCAGGAGCGCTACCAGAACTTGCACCAGTGCGGCTCACAGCTCATCCCCAGCCTGCTGCTCTACGGGGACACGCCCGAAATCTTCTCGCTCATTGCGCCGCGCCCGATGGTCATCGAATGGGGCCTGCAGGATAAGCTCATTCCCCATGAGTGGGCCGAGCGCGGCCTCGCCCGCATCCGCAAAGCCTACGCCGCCTCCGGCCAACCGGACAACCTCACCGTGCACCAATTCGACAAAGGCCACGTATTCGAAGGCACTGTGGGCGCAGAGATGCTGCACCAGTGGCGGCAGGGCGTAGAATGA
- a CDS encoding tetratricopeptide repeat protein, whose product MRAQKPVLLYFMVWALVLAGCDIRGVRAPEAQQPVLDYSWVATTPWAELAGHYDRHNAFIYKNYYERQKGYASGEIPPILAPNAYTSHPLAYYTLERADVVPTSSASGATTATNTAARHFKRGLTYYDLGDFDGAIAEFTLAIQLDDRHARAYAFRALANSYAGRAARAQSDLQNAIRLKADPALIAEVRRGLGE is encoded by the coding sequence ATGAGAGCACAGAAGCCGGTTCTCTTGTACTTCATGGTGTGGGCGCTCGTGCTTGCGGGTTGTGACATACGGGGCGTACGGGCGCCGGAGGCGCAGCAGCCCGTCCTCGACTATTCCTGGGTAGCCACAACGCCGTGGGCGGAATTGGCCGGGCACTACGACCGCCACAATGCGTTCATTTACAAGAATTACTACGAGCGTCAGAAGGGCTATGCCAGCGGTGAAATCCCGCCCATTCTCGCACCCAACGCCTACACCAGTCACCCGCTTGCGTACTACACGCTAGAAAGAGCCGATGTGGTGCCCACATCTTCGGCTAGTGGCGCTACGACGGCAACAAACACCGCAGCGCGGCACTTCAAGCGCGGGCTGACGTATTACGATCTCGGCGACTTTGACGGCGCGATTGCGGAGTTCACCCTCGCCATTCAACTCGACGACCGCCACGCGCGCGCCTACGCTTTTCGCGCGCTGGCCAATAGCTACGCCGGCCGCGCGGCCCGGGCACAGTCAGACCTGCAGAACGCTATCCGCCTCAAGGCCGATCCTGCGCTCATTGCTGAAGTGCGCCGGGGACTGGGGGAATAG
- a CDS encoding DUF362 domain-containing protein, with protein MSKPQVAIQRCAIGAAQAEVDAAVAEAVHAIGGIPPAVRTARSIVVKPNYVGVMFRARNEDVRMHKGRHAHNTEPAVCAAAVKLIREANPSATIYYGDGLDIQHAHRTKEDIFDFMGATSLAKEYDLTLLDCNEGEFVQVPVPGGVMLRYLWVRREIAEADTYVSLAKLKCHQTAGFTISTKNMFGLLPRAHYGAGNRGFMHQNAHRLMRVFVTVNQAFPQSFQVIDGIVGTNHGMSGEPKEAGLVMAGTNSIATDAVGMKVMGFDPQADFGTPPFFIAENHLLLAERAGLGTTNLDEIEVVGESPESFGLQFETRPEADFSHAKAAAILDATRAQARVYLEKRDELLRSHRGKFVFLVDGEVVQSVATIAEAAKLDYFNNVHGFGFATQVLPPAEAAEIVEAYL; from the coding sequence ATGTCCAAACCACAAGTCGCCATTCAGCGTTGTGCTATCGGCGCAGCTCAAGCGGAAGTAGACGCGGCAGTTGCTGAAGCCGTACATGCCATTGGCGGCATACCGCCGGCGGTCCGCACTGCCCGGAGCATCGTGGTCAAGCCAAACTACGTTGGCGTCATGTTCCGAGCAAGAAACGAGGACGTGCGCATGCACAAGGGGCGCCACGCGCATAACACGGAACCTGCCGTCTGCGCCGCCGCCGTCAAGCTGATTCGCGAGGCAAACCCCAGCGCGACCATCTACTACGGAGACGGGTTGGACATTCAACACGCCCACCGCACGAAAGAGGATATTTTCGATTTCATGGGGGCCACGTCGCTGGCAAAGGAATACGACTTGACGCTCCTGGACTGTAACGAAGGTGAGTTCGTGCAGGTGCCCGTACCCGGCGGTGTGATGCTGCGCTACCTCTGGGTGCGCCGTGAAATTGCCGAGGCCGATACGTACGTGTCACTCGCCAAGCTCAAGTGCCATCAGACCGCGGGCTTCACTATTTCCACGAAGAACATGTTCGGCTTGCTGCCCCGCGCGCACTACGGCGCGGGTAATCGCGGTTTCATGCATCAGAACGCCCACCGCCTCATGCGCGTGTTTGTAACGGTCAATCAGGCCTTTCCGCAATCGTTTCAGGTGATTGACGGCATCGTAGGCACGAATCACGGCATGAGCGGCGAGCCCAAGGAAGCCGGACTGGTGATGGCAGGCACGAACTCCATCGCCACGGACGCTGTGGGCATGAAGGTAATGGGGTTCGACCCGCAGGCCGACTTCGGCACGCCGCCGTTCTTCATCGCGGAAAACCATCTCCTCCTGGCTGAGAGGGCAGGCCTCGGCACAACAAATCTTGATGAGATTGAGGTGGTTGGGGAGTCGCCGGAGTCGTTCGGTCTGCAGTTTGAGACGAGGCCGGAAGCAGACTTTTCCCATGCCAAGGCCGCGGCTATTCTTGACGCCACCCGGGCCCAAGCGCGCGTCTACCTGGAGAAACGCGATGAGTTGCTGCGCTCCCATCGGGGCAAGTTCGTGTTCTTAGTGGATGGCGAAGTGGTGCAGAGCGTTGCTACCATCGCCGAGGCCGCAAAGCTCGACTACTTCAACAATGTGCACGGCTTTGGCTTTGCCACCCAGGTGCTGCCGCCCGCCGAAGCGGCTGAGATTGTGGAAGCCTACCTCTAA
- a CDS encoding DUF4872 domain-containing protein codes for MTQQKHFKQLVRARMAKTGESYTTARRHVLAARTEREQSLAEFPHFPGAHPETTALRAALAHAGVTNPETGKFFTESMVFGIAGGIGAGVFHFYYAAEDFASFYVAGRHRWHESDMYVNDACLRFGVTPSVLETGAKKRAAAQLAEAVAATGCAIAWVDMGLLPYRGAPPGLEGGGYHVVTVYEINEDEALIGDLTDQPIPIALADLAAARARIKKQKNRVLTVADPQQDLDLRVAVLAGVKACHDGLQNQRMKNFTLEAFKTWADRMHGSSGKESWEQVFPPGHRLLQGLRSVYDFVEHYHTGGGLMRPLYAAFFQEAAATLEENAFLPLAEMYADLGRLWGELANAALPDDVAPFREAKTLLARREEIFLSQAPNATEEIKGIWAQLTALEQAMGKEFPLTDAESNQLRAELKERILEIYGKERAAHEALGALAN; via the coding sequence ATGACACAGCAGAAGCATTTCAAGCAACTCGTCCGCGCCCGCATGGCGAAGACCGGCGAAAGTTACACCACCGCTCGCCGTCACGTACTCGCAGCCCGCACAGAAAGAGAGCAATCCTTGGCTGAGTTTCCCCACTTTCCCGGTGCCCATCCGGAGACAACCGCCCTGCGGGCGGCCCTGGCTCACGCGGGCGTTACTAATCCGGAAACCGGCAAATTCTTCACGGAATCCATGGTCTTCGGCATTGCCGGCGGCATTGGCGCCGGCGTGTTTCACTTCTACTACGCCGCCGAGGACTTTGCCAGCTTTTATGTTGCCGGTCGGCACCGCTGGCATGAGAGCGATATGTATGTGAACGACGCCTGTCTGCGCTTTGGCGTGACGCCAAGTGTCCTCGAGACTGGCGCCAAGAAACGAGCCGCCGCGCAACTGGCTGAAGCCGTAGCAGCTACAGGCTGTGCCATTGCGTGGGTGGACATGGGACTGCTGCCGTATCGGGGCGCGCCGCCCGGCCTGGAAGGCGGGGGCTACCACGTGGTAACAGTGTATGAGATCAACGAGGACGAGGCGCTGATTGGCGACCTTACCGATCAACCCATCCCGATAGCGCTTGCAGACCTCGCTGCAGCCCGCGCCCGCATCAAGAAGCAGAAGAACCGTGTGCTCACCGTTGCCGACCCGCAGCAGGACCTCGATCTGCGGGTAGCAGTGCTGGCGGGCGTCAAGGCCTGTCACGACGGACTGCAGAACCAGCGCATGAAGAACTTCACTTTGGAAGCCTTCAAGACCTGGGCGGACCGCATGCACGGCAGCAGCGGCAAGGAGAGTTGGGAGCAGGTCTTTCCCCCCGGACACCGGCTCCTGCAAGGGTTGCGCTCGGTCTATGACTTCGTCGAGCACTACCATACGGGCGGCGGCCTGATGCGCCCGCTCTATGCCGCATTCTTCCAAGAAGCGGCTGCGACGCTGGAAGAGAATGCCTTCCTGCCGCTCGCAGAAATGTACGCCGACCTGGGCAGGCTGTGGGGCGAACTGGCCAATGCGGCCCTGCCGGATGACGTGGCGCCTTTCCGTGAAGCGAAGACACTGCTCGCCCGCCGGGAAGAGATCTTCCTCAGCCAAGCTCCCAACGCTACCGAGGAGATCAAGGGCATCTGGGCCCAGCTCACCGCCTTGGAGCAGGCCATGGGCAAGGAATTCCCCCTCACGGATGCGGAGAGCAACCAGCTCAGAGCTGAGCTAAAGGAACGCATCCTGGAAATCTATGGAAAAGAGCGCGCCGCCCACGAAGCGCTGGGCGCCCTGGCGAACTAG